The following is a genomic window from Pedobacter sp. KBS0701.
TCCGGTTCTTCAATTGCCGGGAATTTTCCTTTTATACTTTCTTTACTGGCATAGCCCTTTAATCCATAAACATAGGGTAGGGCCCAGGCCGTAATGTCATAAGTATTAGAATCGGTTACAAAAGTTTGGGGTTCTAATAAAACGTTAGCCAAAACTGCTCTTGCCTGCTGAATGTTAACAATTAAATCGTTTCGGGCGATACTAAAATTTTCTTCCTTTTGGGTATCGTAATCGTAAGCTTTACCGGTTTTATCTCCACCATAAGCAAATTCGATTTTATTTTTGGTTAAGAGTCCGGCCAGTTTTTTTAAGCGCGATAAATTAGTCGCTTTTATAATATAACTTTTATAAATGCCCGGGCTATTGGCTAGTTCCTGCTGGAAATACTTTTTATACTCCGCTAATAATTTACTATGGTTTAAAGAAGTCACTTCAAGGGTCGACATTCCTGTTGTAAAGTGGTGTGCGATACGGTCTTTTAAGGTAAGCGTATCCCCATCGTTGGTTACCACTGATAATCCGGCTCTGATTCCGCCCTGCTCATAAGTCATACCGATTGATCCATTATACAAAGGGTAAGTATCGCCATAAGAGGGATAAAGCAGATCGAAACGTTCTTTAGTGAAATATTGCCAGCCTTCGGCATCAAAGTATTTGGCATTGTTTTTACCAACAACCACCTGGAAACTTTTTTGCCAGGGCGTAATGTCCTGGTGAACGGGTTCTGCCGCTGGCGCAAAATAGTAAGGCTCATTATAGCTCTGTTCATGAAAATCGACATGTACCTGTGGCATCCACTGGTTATACAGGTCTAATCGTTGCTGGCTCTCAATTTGTGTTTGCCAGGCCCAGTCGCGGTTTAAATCGAAATAATAATGGTTTGGCCTGCCACCTGGCCAGGGTTCAATATGCTCCCTGGAGGAGGGATCTGAATTAGGCATTTTCCCTACCACACTATTAAAATAGTTTACGTAACGGTCTCTTCCATCAGGATTTAAACAGGGGTCGATTACCACAACAGTATTTTTTAACCACTCGCTGGCAGGCTTATTATTGCCCGAAACCAAGGTATAGAGCATCTTCATGGCAGTTTCAGTAGAGTTTGCCTCATTGCCATGTACATTATAGCTCAACCAAAGTATAGCAGGCTGATTGGTTAGATCGACACTATTATTGGTGCCAGTTGCCAAAACTAAATTATTGCTCCTGATCTGTTCCAGTTTGGTTACATTTTCTGGCGAAGAAACAACTGCCACCATTAACGGCCGGCCCTCATTGGTTTTACCATACTCTATCAGCTTCATGTTTTTAGCAGAAGCCGCAGCGGTTTGCCTAAAATAATCAGCTACTTTGTGGTGAGGCGTAAAATGCGAACCGAGTTCATAACCCAAAAAATCATCAGGAGATTTTAGCTGTGCATGCGCAAACAAAACAGTACAAAGGGTGATTAGGCAGAACGTTAAGAGTCTCTTCATAGGAAAATAATTTTACCTAATGTACTAATTTTGTTTTTTGTTGGCGCGAAAGCTTAATTTTACATCATATTTTTTACGATAAGCATGATTACAACCGAAAAACTATACGATTATTACCTGGAAAACCCTGTTATCTCTACCGATACAAGAAACATTACGCCTGGTTGTATCTTCTTTGCCTTAAAAGGAGATCTTTTTAATGCCAACGAATTTGCCGCTCAGGCCATAGAAAAAGGAGCTGCATTTGCTGTAATTGATGAAGAAAAATACGCAGACAGCGATAAGTGTTTATTGGTAAAGGATGTGTTAAGTACTTTACAGGATCTGGCTCGTCATCACCGTAAGCAGCTTAACATCCCTGTTATCGGTTTAACCGGTAGCAATGGAAAAACCACGAGCAAAGAACTTGTAAATGCTGTTTTAGCCGAAAGATATAAAACCTTTGCAACCTTTGGTAACTTAAACAATCACATTGGTGTTCCATTATCTATATTATCCATTACCGATGATGTTCAGGTTGCGGTAATTGAAATGGGCGCAAACCACCAAAAGGAAATAGAACTGCTCTGCACCATCGCACAGCCTACTCACGGCATTATTACCAATGTAGGTATGGCACATTTAGATGGGTTCGGTGGCTTTGAAGGGGTAAAAAAAGGCAAGGCAGAACTTTACGCTTACCTTAAACAGACCAGTGGTTATACTTTTATCAATAGGGATAATCCTAATTTGCTCGAAATAAGTACTGCTGCAGGTTTAAACAAACTGATTTATTATGGAACCGAAAATGGGAATACCATTAAAGGCGCTTTAAAAAGCAGCGATCCTTTTATTGAAGTAGACTGGACCAATCATGAGGTTTCATCATCAGTAAAAACCAATTTAACTGGTAGTTATAATTTTGAAAATATCCTGGCTGCAATTTGCATAGGAGATTTTTTCGACATGAGTCCAGAAGAGATCAACACCGGTTTATCGAATTACCAGCCGAAAAATAACCGCTCGCAACTCACCAAAACTGAAAAAAATACGGTGATCTGCGATTTCTACAATGCCAATCCAAGTAGCATGACCGCGGCACTGAAAAATATCGCCGTATTATCGTCCGGTAAAAAAACCGCTATTTTGGGAGATATGTTCGAATTAGGCCCTGAATCACCTGTTCAGCATGAACTTATTGCAAAACAGGCCAACGAAAGTGGTTTGGATCAGCTCATTTTCATCGGAAAGGATTTCTATATATTTAAAGACAATTTTAAAGGCATATTTTTCGAAACACCTGCTGAGGCTGCTCAGTATTTACAAGAAAACTCCGTTCAAGATCATTTAGTATTACTCAAAGGCTCGCGAGGAATGAAACTGGAAAGCCTGTTAAAATATCTATAGCTTATTTTGAAAATTGAATTTCATACCTCTCACCAGTAATTTCTAAAAGTTCAGGCTTCATTTTATCCGGATAGCTAATCAGCAATATTCTTTTTAAACTTTTTTGAGGCCCTAAAGTTGTTTTATTTTTTGCTGGTATTGCAACAACTGTAGCTTGGTACACAAAAGAAACCGGGTATTTTACTTTATTTACAAGATCTAATAATGAAACTTCTGAGAAATCTAAATCAACTGTTTCGTTTGTTTTATTAGTCACTTTCATCTTTACGCTAACAAAAGTATAGCCTTTTTTAGCAACTATTCTGCTATTTCCTGTGGCTTGCTGGCTTGCAGAACTCATTCCATACACTTCATATTCAATATTATTTTTGTAGTTGAAGTTGTTTTTGGCCGGGCTAAGCTGGTAGACGGTGACACATGATGAAAGTGTTAAGATTAAACCCAAAAAGATTAATCTAAAGAGAGGTGCTTTCAAGAGTTAATTAATTTTGATTGCTTAGGGATTCACTTACAGTTAAACCAACATCGCTTACGTCCAAAAGCGGATTATCGCGCATATTCTGTTCAATTTCGATCTCAAACTTCCCATTATGAGGGAAATGATAGTTGGTAAGCATAGGTAAAGTATAACTGAATACATTTCCAGATCCGCTACCCAACCATTCACCATCATTTTTGGCCAGTTTGTATTGATAACGCCGCGTTACCATCTTTTTGCCATCTTTAAAATGAACAAGGATAAAAATATTGGCGTATTTATAATCGGCGGTATGTCTAAGCTTAAAATAAATATTATAGGCCTTAGTATTATCCTTAATCTCAAATGTGGTCGAAACATGGTTACGGTAGGTCCACCTGCGGCCTGCAATTTCTACATTACTATCAATTACGCTGGATGTACAGCCCACAAATAGCGAAGTAATCAATAAAAAACCAAGCAAGAATACTTGTCTTTTATTCAGCAGCAGGTTTATTTTCTGAGCCATTATTATTGTTTCGGCGGTTATTGTTTTTCCTACGATTATTTCTGTTCTTGTTTTTGCTTTGTTCTGGCTTAGCACCTTCTACCGTAACATTTCCTTCAGCTTTAACTACAGGTTTTGGTCCTTGCAGCTGCTTTGGTTTATTATTTTGAGGTTTTGGCCCATTAACATGCTGTGGTTTCGGCACTGACTGTTGAGGCTTTTGACCTGCATTTTGTTGCGGTTTTGGTCCGTTAGGTTGTTTTCCGCCTTGCTGAGCTTTTTGCGCCCCCTGTTGAGGCTGCTGCGGCCTATTACTAGGGCCTGCATTTTTCTCTCCGGCAGGAACTCTTTCCCTTTTATTTTGGTTGTTATTGCGGTTATTTTTCTGATTGTTGTTCCTGTTCTGATTATTTTTACTACGAGAACGTTCGTCCAGGCGGGTTAAACTATCCTGACCAACTACATTTTCGTAATCGAAAGATTTTTCTACCACAACCGGCGCGGCAATCTGAACAGCTTCTTCTTTTAAGTTAGGCGCTTTTTTACCCGCCTTGTTCATCGTCATGATCTCTTTTACACGTGCAGCTTTCACCGGAATCCAGTTTTCATCCCCCTGGTAACTGAACCACATGATTTTCTTGAAAATATCGGTTTTCTGGTGACGGGCATAACCGGCCTCAGTATCCAGGTTTTCAATTCTATCGGGAATATCTTTTAAAGCATCCAGATAGGTATCCAGCTCATAGTTTAAGCAGCATTTTAATTTACCGCACTGACCAGCAAGTTTTAACGTATTTAATGATAAATTTTGATAACGCGCCGCAGCCGTAGAAACCGTTTTGAAGTTGGTTAACCAGGTAGAGCAGCATAATTCGCGCCCGCAAGAGCCAATTCCGCCTAAACGACCAGCTTCCTGACGCATTCCGATCTGGCGCATTTCAATGCGGATACGGAAACTCTCCGCCATTTTTTTAATCAGTTCGCGGAAATCCACACGCCCATCAGCCGTATAAAAAAAAGTGGCTTTGGTTTTGTCGGCCTGGTAGTCTACATCGCTGATTTTCATTTGCAAACGTAAATCCAATGCCAGTTTACGGGCTTTGTGCATGGTTTCCCATTCCATCCCTTTGGCAGCATTCCATTTCTCTACATCGGCTTCGGTAGCTTTACGGTAGATTTTTTTGGTTACCTGATCTAGTGCGGTTTTACGGCGTTTCATCTGGATTCTTACCAGTTCTCCCGTAAGCGAAACGTGCCCCACATCAAAACCACCCGTTGGTCCTTCAACAGCAACAAGCTCCCCGATTTCGAGGTAAATGTTATCATTATTAAGGAAAAACTCTTTACGTGAACCTTTAAATTTGATTTCGGTAACCTGAAAAGGTTTATAATTAGAAGGCATATCCAAATTAGACAGCCAATCGTGAACTTCCATTGTCTGGCAACCACCGGTGCCGCATGAGCCATTACTTTTGCATCCATTAGGGGTGCAACCACCACCTGTTGAACAACTTCCACATCCCATATTAATTGTATATATATTGAGTCCCCGCAGGGAGCGTTTTAAACTTGATAATTTTTACCAATTGTAAAGATACATCTAAAAACAGAATTTTCGGGTTCGCGTTTCTTTCAATGTGGTAATGTGCCTTTTCCAGTTCGCCGATTATGGCCTCTGCCATAGGTAAGGTAAGCACGTGTGTGCTGAGTTTTTTGGCGGTTTCGAATGTTAATGGAGGTAATTTAACCAATTCTTCGGCACCACTTAAAATTAAACAGCATTCGCGTAAATAATTTACGCCATATTTTAAAAAATTCTTCTGGTTTTCTCTTCCCCATTTGGCAGCCTCATCGGTAAAATCGATCAGATCGGGAACTTTATTTCCAAAACCCATCCTTAGCCAGGCGGTAAAGGTGCCCGAACTGTCGCTTTGTGTATCGGCAGCCAAAGCTTTGGCCTCAATTAAATTTCCATCGGCCAAAAAGGAATAATCAATAGCCTGGTGCTCAGTTAATCCGCTTGCATTTAATAAATATCCTGTAACCTCTTCCGACGAAAGTTTTGGGATTTTCACAATTTGCGTCCTGGATAGGATGGTGGTTAAAATCTGATCCTGACTTTGCGCAATTAAAATAAACAGTGTATTTGCAGGCGGTTCTTCGATTAATTTTAACAAGGCATTTCCAGCTTTATCCAGGTATTCCGGAAGCCACATAATTAAAACCTTTGTTTCCGCTTCGAAGGCCTTATAACTCAGCTTTTTAATAATATCGTGGCATTCGGCAATGTTGATATTGGCCTGTTTATTGGCCGCATCAAGCTTGGAGCGCCAGATATCCATATCAAAATAAGGATCCTGCATCAGCATACCCCGCCATTCATCCAACACATCTACAGCCGTTTTTACACTGGCAGAAGCAAAAAACGGATAGGAGAAATGCAGATCGGGGTGGATGAGGCGTTCGTATTTTCTGCAACTCGAACACTCGCCACAACTATCGTTCTCTCCTTTATTAAGGCAATTGATGTATTGCGCATAGGCAATGGCCAGGGGTACAGCTCCAGAGCCAGCAGGCGACAAAAACAGTTGCGCATGGCTAATACGGTTTTCTTTAACCGTTTGCACCAATTGTTGCTTCACTCTTTCCTGTCCGATAATTTCTTTAAACTGCATTTGGTGCAAAATAAGAAATAGATATGAGATTCACACACAAGTGACCATGTTCTTACGTTCGGCATACATATTTGGCATGTAGCAACCGCCTAAGTTTTCAAAATTTAAGAGTTTGCCTGCCCATCGTATAGCGATAGCGAAGCTTCATTATTGTTTTTTTTGGAAATGGCTGGTTCTGTTTCAATGGCAAATGCAGTCCTGCTATCCCTTTAAGTCCTCGCTGCGCTCCGGGCTTTTCGTTCTATCAGGTTTATTTAACTAAAATCAGTAATTCTTCGGGAACATCAAGTAGCGCACTATGCAACTTTACCCAACCGAACTGGCCTGCATCAACTAAACCTGATGGGAGCGGCAGCCCCGAAGCATGAGGGCTAAAGCATACAGCAGGACAGCACCTACCCAAGTACCACAGGTTTTGCTTTCCAAAAAATAGAACAAATCAATTTTTCAGTTAACAACAAACACGTTACCAAGGCATTAGCACTTATGTTTATCGATTATTTCAAAAAGCTTACCTTTGGCTTTTATTTTTAAACGGTAGTAAACGCTTTGCGCCAAACACCCAACGCTTAACTTATGGCACGGATCCTCGCATTTGATTATGGAACAAAACGCATCGGCATTGCGGTAACCGATCCTTTGCAGCTAATTGCAACAGGCCTGGATACGGTGCACCCGAAAGATGTGATCGAATATGTTAAAAAATACATGCTTTCCGAGCAGGTGGAGGCCTTTGTGCTTGGGGATCCTAAACAAATGGATGGTTCTCCGTCTGATTCGGCACAACATGTGAAAGGTTTTGCTACGCTGCTGAAAAAATCGTTTCCCGATATCCCAAGACACTGGGTTGATGAACGTTTTACTTCTAAAATGGCGCATCAGGCCATTATGCAAAGCGGGTTAAAAAAAAGCGACAGAAGGGATAAAAACAGGGTTGATACCATTGCTGCAACCATCATTTTACAATATTTTATGGAAAGTAACCGTTTATAACCAAAAAATGAGCCTGATAAACGACGATTTACAAGATCTATTAATTGCCTATTGCGAACCTGAAAGCGAATTGCTTCAACAGATAGACCGCGAAACCAACCTTAAAGTTTTAATGCCCCGTATGCTTTCAGGCCATTACCAGGGCAGGGTGTTAAGCATGCTCAGCAAAATGATTTCCCCTAAGAGGATTTTAGAAATCGGCACTTTTACTGGTTATGCCACCTTATGTCTTGCTGAGGGATTAACAAATGATGGCCTGCTGTATACGCTGGATATTAATGAAGAACTGGAAGATATGGTTCGCAGAAACTTTGCCAAATCAGCATATAACGATCAGATTAATTACATCCTTGGCGACGCTACCACTACAATAGCAAGTTTAGATGAAGTTTTCGACATTGTTTTTATCGATGCCGACAAGAAAAACAACGGTACCTATTATGATCTCATTTTTGACCGTGTACGCCCGGGCGGGATTATTATTGTGGATAATGTACTATGGAGTGGAAAAGTACTCCAGGAGAAACAGGATAAAGACACCAGAAATATTACTAGTTTTAATGATAAAATAGCTGCAGATGAACGGGTTGAGAAATTGATTTTACCTGTGCGTGATGGTTTGTTTGTGATCAGGAAGAAATGATGATGGCATATAGTTAATGGCTCATTGCCTGCTAAGCCAAGGCTATTAACCATTAAACCATGGTCTATTAACCAAAAAAGAAATGAAGAAAATCTTTACTTTTTGCCTGCTCCTTTTAGCGGGGATTATTGCAAAAGCGCAAGACACAGAAGAATATATTGCAGCGCACGTAGAATATGCACAAGGTTTAATGCATGATCATAAAATTCCGGCCAGCGTTATTTTAGCCGTTGCCATACATGAATCTGCTGCCGGAAACAGTAAAATTGCGCAGCACCTCAATAACCATTTTGGTGTAAAAGGGCCTAACAACAATGCAGATATCCATTCTTCGTACCGCGATTATTTAAATGCGGACGAATCTTACAGCCATTTTGTTGAAATAATGGAAACCCGCGAGCCTTTTAACAACCTGTTTGCGAAGTACGATCAGTACGATTACAAGGGTTGGGCTTACGGCATCCGCCGCTGTGGTTATGCCAGCAGTAGAAGATGGGCCAGTCAGGTTATTGGACTCATTAAAAAATATGAGCTTTACCAATACGATGAGCGACCGGAAGGATACGAAGAACCTGTTTATGCCACTCCGGTACGCCGCCACACCAGAAGCAGAAGAACAACAAAAACTTATACTGTAAAATCGGGCGATAACTTAAGTATCATCGCCAAAAAGAAAGGTACAACAGTAAAAAAACTGATGCAGAAAAACGGGATCAAAAAAGCAAATTTAAAACCAGGGCAGAAGATTAAGTTTTAGTTATGAGTCCTAAGTCTAATTTTCAGTTTGCAATTTTCAGTTCACAATTAACCTATTTCAGTTCACAGTTTTCAGTTCACAATTAATCATATACCAATGCGTTCATCCAACCAACTTATCCTATTAGCGGCAATCCTCGTTTTTTTAAGCTCATGCGGTTCCAGGAAATTTTCCAAAAACAACAAACAGATTGAAAAAGCAGCCAACAAAGCCAATAATAACTCATACAAAAGCTATAATACCTTAAGTTATATTGATGAGTTTAAAGGCGTAGCCATAGAAGAAATGAACTCGGCCGGTATTCCTGCAAGTATTACTTTAGCACAGGGTATTTTAGAATCAGGCAGTGGAAACAGCGATTTGGCCAAGTATGCCAATAATCATTTCGGCATTAAATGTACTTCAGAATGGAAAGGAAAAAACTATTTCCGTGATGATGACCAGAAAAACGACTGTTTTAGGGTATATAAAGATGCCCGCGAATCATTCAGGGATCATTCTGAGTTTCTAAAACGCAAACGTTATAGTTTTCTTTTCCAACTGGATAAAAACGATTACAAAAGCTGGGCACAGGGATTAAAAACAGCGGGGTATGCCACTAATCCTAAATATCCTGATCTGTTAATCAATACCATCGAAAAATATCAGCTTTACCAGTACGATCAACCAGAAAGCGAAAAGCAGAAAATTGCGCGCGAGGATCGTGTTTTTACAGAAATCAATCAAAATATTCCCCAGGAGAAGGCTAAGTTTACCCCAGTAGAAACACCACCTGCAGGCGCCAAACCAATTCTTGCCGATGGCACTTATACCGTTGTTAAAGGAGATACGCTGTACAATATTGCTAAACGCTTTAACTTAACAGTCGATCAGTTAAAAATGCTAAACGAAATGAGTACCGACGCTATTAAGCTAGGTCAAACACTTAAGGTTAAATAATGTTAAGTACAAACATCGCCAGCAAGATATTTGTAGTTTTGTAGCTTAATGAAATTTTTTATTCCCTTTATATTTATTCTTGGCTTCTCTACGTGGCTTCATGCACAAAATAAACCTGTGCAGGGAATTGTTATTGATAAAGAAACCAGGCAGCGTTTGGCCAAAGTTTATATTTACAACATCCGTACGGGTGATGGCTTATATAACAACACAAAAGGCGAATTTAGTACCTTTGCCCTACCAGGTGATACCTTGGTTGCAGCTTTATCAGGCTATGGAGTTGATACCATTGTTTTTAAAGGCCAAACTGCTGCATATTTTCAACTCAGATCGCTCGGCATCAGACTACGCGATGTAGTTATTCAACAAAAAAGATTGAGCCCACAGCAGCAATACGAAAAAAATGTTCAGGAATACCGTTACCAAACCATGAAGGGAAGTAGTAAAGATTTATTGAATTTAAGTAATGGTGGTGTTGGTTTAGGTATCGATGCGATCTATAACCTGTTAAGCAGACAAGGAAGAAATGCCCGTCACCTTCAAAAAATTCTGGAAAAAGATTATCGTGAAGACCTGATTGATTATCGTTTCAGTGCCAGTCTGGTCAGCCAGGTATTAGGTATAAAAGATGCCGAACTGACAGATTTTATGCAGCAATATCGCCCTACTTATCAATTTGTATTAGATGCAACAGATTACGCCTTTAATCTTTTTATCAGGAATGCCTATAAAAGCTACAGGTTAAATCCTAAAGCCTTACAATTGCCGGCATTGCCCAAAATAACCATTGATAAGCTGTGAAGGCGCCAATCCTGATCGTTAAAAAACTTCCGGCAGCTGGCATGGCTATCTTTCCTTTTATCCTGCTAAAATCTGCAAAGCTTAAAAACGATGCAGAGATGATTAATCACGAGAAAATCCATTTGCGCCAACAGTTAGAACTGCTTATTTTGCCTTTTTATCTGCTGTATCTTTTTAATTACCTTATCAACCTTTTTAAATACCAAAACCACGACCAGGCTTATCGGAACATTGTTTTTGAAAAGGAAGCTTATAATCATGACACCGACCTTAATTATCTGAAAAACGGCAATTGGTACGGCTGGATCAGATCAATATTATAGGACGATTTTCTGTCCAAATTGAATTGTCGATCCGCCAATCATTTTGTTAAATGCTTTTTATCTCTAAAATTTTTCTTTTTCTTTGTAGGTAATGAAGAACTGTTTAGCTGCCATAATCCTGATCCTAAGTTTCTGCTCTACAAAATTATATGCACAGGAAATTGATACTATTCCGATCAATACCAAAGACTTGAATATAAAGTTAAAACGTAGTCCGTTGCCAAGCAGGCAGGGGCCATTAAACTTTGAGCCTGTAAAAATTAAGCCTTTGGTTGTAAACGCCAGGATTAATTACTGGAAAACAAGAACCAACATTGGTATCAACATTAACCAGGCCCAATTCAGTAACAATTGGAAAGGTGGTGGTACCAACTCTGTAGCCGTTGGCGGTTTGGTTAACTGGAAGGCAGAATACAACAAAGACAGTTACAGTTATGTAAGCGAGCTTGTTTTGCAATATGGCAAAATCAAAAATAAAGATCAGCTGCAAAAGAAAACCAACGACCGTATTTTTTGGGATAATAAAGCTTCTTTCCAGCTTTCTAAAAGCTGGTTCTTCTTTGGATCGTTAAGTTTTGAATCCCAATTCGATAATGGTTATTCTTACAGTATGGTAAACGGCCAGGAAACCGCCACGCTGATTTCAAAATTTATGGGCCCGGGTTATTTAACAGAATCTATCGGTTTCGAGTATAAGCCTGTTAAATATTTTTCTACCCGTATAGGCACCGGTACTGCACGTCAAACTTTTGTCTTGGATGAAAAGCTTTTTCTTGATCCTGTTGATAATACCAAACCGCCAAAAGCTAGTGTTTTTGGGGTAGATTATGGCAAAAAAGTACGTAATGAGCTGGCTTTTCAGATTGTAAGTGCAATTGATAAGGATATATTTACCAATACAAACCTTAAGGCACGATATCAGATGTTCATTCCGTATCAGGATTTTAAGATGAGCAATATTGATCATCGGTTAGATGTTGCATTAACGGCAAAAATCAATCGTTTTATGAACACAAGTTTAACTGGCGTACTCCTGTTCGATAAGGATACAGGCACGAACAAAATACAGGCGAACCAGACTTTAGCGCTGGGTTTTGGCTTTACCTTCCCGAGATAGCTTTACCCGCCACCAATTTTGCCCATTTCCCAATACGGCATGGTAATAATCTGCCTAAAGCTTACACCCCTTTGTTTTAGGTAACGTTTAAACTGCTGTATTGATTTTGCCCTGCCTGTTAAGTAAAACGTAGCATTTTGCCACATTTCCCAACATAGCGGGTGCATATTGTCCATCCATTTGATGGCATTTTTCGCAGGGGCGTTCAGGTCAGATGGTACCGTATCAATCAATAATTTAAGGTGTTCAACTGAATTCAGGTTTTCTTCCTGGAGTTCCAACACCCCAAAATACTCTACATCTTCATCAATTACCTTTTTACCCAGCGATTCGTATAAACCCAGGCTGGTTTCATCACCAAAAAAGAAATGCTGATTGGATGCTTCATTGTATTTTACTTTTGCCCGGTCTACAATCAGTTTTAAACGGTCTCCTTTTTGGATATTTACAGCCAGATGATGTCCGGGCCCTTGCCTGTTCAGGTAAAAAATCACTTCACAGGTTTCGTGTGCTTCGTCAAAGCCCGATAAAGTATAATGTCTGTATTCATTGGCGTTAACCCTTAGCAACACTTCGTTTCCAGGTATAAATTTAGCTTCAAAAAAATCGCCTTTAAAGGTAACGCACTTTAAGTTGCTGCTTAACATTTTGGTTTCTACAACTTCTACTTGATATATTTTATTGCTGATCACTTTTTCCATTGTGTTGGCCAGCCATGAAGGTAATTTAGGCATCGTATTCTTTTGTTTAGTAACTTTGAACAAAAGTAGTTGTCTAACAAAAGGATCTTTTTATACCAAAAGGATTAAAGTTTATATCAAAAGGATTTTATGGCC
Proteins encoded in this region:
- a CDS encoding glucosaminidase domain-containing protein, coding for MKKIFTFCLLLLAGIIAKAQDTEEYIAAHVEYAQGLMHDHKIPASVILAVAIHESAAGNSKIAQHLNNHFGVKGPNNNADIHSSYRDYLNADESYSHFVEIMETREPFNNLFAKYDQYDYKGWAYGIRRCGYASSRRWASQVIGLIKKYELYQYDERPEGYEEPVYATPVRRHTRSRRTTKTYTVKSGDNLSIIAKKKGTTVKKLMQKNGIKKANLKPGQKIKF
- a CDS encoding glucosaminidase domain-containing protein, whose protein sequence is MRSSNQLILLAAILVFLSSCGSRKFSKNNKQIEKAANKANNNSYKSYNTLSYIDEFKGVAIEEMNSAGIPASITLAQGILESGSGNSDLAKYANNHFGIKCTSEWKGKNYFRDDDQKNDCFRVYKDARESFRDHSEFLKRKRYSFLFQLDKNDYKSWAQGLKTAGYATNPKYPDLLINTIEKYQLYQYDQPESEKQKIAREDRVFTEINQNIPQEKAKFTPVETPPAGAKPILADGTYTVVKGDTLYNIAKRFNLTVDQLKMLNEMSTDAIKLGQTLKVK
- a CDS encoding DUF3078 domain-containing protein, producing MKNCLAAIILILSFCSTKLYAQEIDTIPINTKDLNIKLKRSPLPSRQGPLNFEPVKIKPLVVNARINYWKTRTNIGININQAQFSNNWKGGGTNSVAVGGLVNWKAEYNKDSYSYVSELVLQYGKIKNKDQLQKKTNDRIFWDNKASFQLSKSWFFFGSLSFESQFDNGYSYSMVNGQETATLISKFMGPGYLTESIGFEYKPVKYFSTRIGTGTARQTFVLDEKLFLDPVDNTKPPKASVFGVDYGKKVRNELAFQIVSAIDKDIFTNTNLKARYQMFIPYQDFKMSNIDHRLDVALTAKINRFMNTSLTGVLLFDKDTGTNKIQANQTLALGFGFTFPR